From a single Methylosinus sp. H3A genomic region:
- a CDS encoding zinc-dependent alcohol dehydrogenase family protein, whose amino-acid sequence MTAMVLRRPGTPLEAERRPLPQPGAGELLLEVEACGVCRTDLHVVDGELTHPKLPIVPGHEIVGRVAAIGAGVSGFALRERVGVPWLGHTCGCCPYCASGRENLCDDPLFTGYTRDGGYATRTVADASYCFPLPSDGDAATLAPLLCAGLIGWRSLKMTGDARDIGIYGFGAAAHIVAQVAIAQGRRIFAFVRPGDAAAREFALSLGAVWAGGSDEAAPEKLDATIIFAPVGALVPRALAAVRKGGIVVCGGIHMSDIPAFPYSLLWEERRLVSVANLTREDAREFLALAPRVGIDTHVVRYPLAAANEALADLREGRLQGAAVLIP is encoded by the coding sequence ATGACCGCCATGGTCCTGCGGCGGCCCGGGACGCCGCTCGAGGCCGAGCGCCGACCCCTGCCCCAGCCCGGCGCCGGCGAATTGCTGCTCGAGGTCGAGGCCTGCGGCGTCTGCCGAACCGATCTCCATGTCGTCGACGGCGAGCTCACGCATCCCAAGCTGCCCATCGTCCCCGGCCATGAGATCGTCGGCCGCGTGGCCGCGATCGGCGCCGGCGTCTCGGGCTTCGCTCTTCGAGAGCGCGTCGGCGTCCCCTGGCTCGGCCATACTTGCGGCTGCTGCCCCTATTGCGCCAGCGGGCGCGAGAATCTCTGCGACGATCCGCTCTTCACCGGCTACACGCGCGACGGCGGCTATGCGACCCGTACGGTCGCCGACGCCTCCTATTGCTTTCCGCTGCCGTCCGATGGCGATGCGGCGACTCTGGCGCCGCTGCTCTGCGCCGGGCTCATCGGCTGGCGCTCGCTGAAGATGACCGGCGACGCGCGCGACATCGGCATTTACGGCTTCGGCGCCGCGGCGCATATCGTCGCGCAAGTCGCGATCGCGCAGGGCCGGCGCATCTTCGCCTTCGTGCGGCCGGGCGACGCCGCGGCGCGCGAATTCGCGCTCTCGCTCGGCGCCGTCTGGGCCGGCGGCTCCGACGAGGCGGCGCCGGAAAAGCTCGACGCCACGATCATCTTCGCGCCGGTCGGCGCGCTGGTTCCGCGCGCGCTCGCAGCGGTGCGCAAGGGCGGAATCGTCGTCTGCGGCGGCATTCACATGAGCGACATTCCCGCCTTCCCCTATTCGCTGCTGTGGGAGGAGCGCCGGCTCGTCTCGGTCGCCAATCTCACGCGCGAGGACGCGCGCGAATTTCTCGCGCTCGCGCCGCGGGTCGGAATCGACACGCATGTCGTGCGCTATCCGCTCGCCGCCGCGAACGAGGCGCTCGCGGATTTGCGCGAAGGTCGGCTTCAAGGCGCGGCGGTGCTGATTCCGTAA
- the mgtA gene encoding magnesium-translocating P-type ATPase, producing MNQQFSAIRLLHEKRLDGALLRAAEAEGEAVLASLRSSRAGLSVREAAHRLRSVGLNRIAHERRPSLMRELAGRAKNPLNALLLALAVASYALGDLRASVVIAAMVVLSVGLAFFQEHRSNEAAARLQAMVRTHASVRRPGAHTADNFVEEPIERLAPGDIVRLSAGDMIPADLRLLEAKDLFVNQSALTGESMPVEKFAHSAPASDPFAAQNLALMGANVVSGYATAIVVETGRRTCLGALADTMAGARVETSFDKGLTRFTLLMVCFMAVMAPAVFVINGVTKGDWLEALLFAVSVAVGLTPEMLPMIVTVNLAKGAIAIASKKVIVKRLNSIQNFGAMDVLCTDKTGTLTQDRIILKRHLDIFGEESDRVLEFAFLNSHFQSGLKNLLDRAVLDHHELATALRPDHEFEKIDEIPFDFERRRLSVVVRRDDGPHLLICKGAVEELFAISARYETKTDCGALDPSHLEAAQRETEELNADGFRVVAVAYKELPPEQTSFSVADESALTLLGYIAFLDPPKESAAPAIAALAKAGVAVKILTGDNDIVTRKICKDVGLEVGRIVLGSQIETMSEEDLSALASETSVFAKLSPPQKARVIDALHRKGHVVGYLGDGINDGPALKAADVGISVDTAVDVAKETADIILLEKSLAVLGDGVLEGRKVFANITKYIKMGASSNFGNMFSVLGASVFLPFLPMTPIQVLTNNLLYDFSQTAIPTDNVDAEYLERPRRWDIDNIAKFVLCVGPISSIFDYATFALMIYAFGAWTDPALFQSGWFVESLLTQTLIIHIIRTARIPFIESRASNALLLTTLVVCVIGAALPFSPIAGVFGFTPLPPLYWPAIFSFLICYSVLAHLVKSWFVRKWGM from the coding sequence ATGAACCAGCAATTTTCGGCGATCCGCCTCCTGCACGAGAAACGGCTCGACGGCGCGCTGCTGCGCGCGGCAGAGGCCGAGGGCGAGGCGGTTCTCGCCTCCCTGCGCAGCTCCCGCGCGGGGCTGAGCGTGCGCGAGGCGGCGCATCGGCTGCGAAGCGTCGGGCTCAACCGCATCGCTCATGAGCGCCGCCCGAGCCTGATGCGCGAGCTCGCCGGCCGTGCGAAGAATCCACTGAATGCTCTCCTGCTCGCCCTCGCCGTCGCTTCTTACGCGCTCGGCGATCTGCGCGCGTCGGTCGTCATCGCCGCAATGGTCGTGCTGAGCGTCGGCCTCGCCTTCTTCCAGGAGCATCGCTCCAACGAGGCCGCCGCGCGCTTGCAGGCCATGGTGCGCACGCACGCCTCCGTGCGCCGGCCGGGCGCGCATACGGCGGATAATTTCGTCGAGGAGCCGATCGAGCGGCTCGCGCCCGGCGACATCGTGCGCCTCTCCGCGGGAGACATGATCCCCGCCGATCTGCGCCTGCTGGAGGCCAAGGATCTCTTCGTCAATCAATCGGCGCTGACCGGCGAATCCATGCCGGTGGAGAAATTCGCGCATTCGGCCCCGGCGAGCGATCCTTTCGCCGCGCAAAATCTCGCTTTGATGGGCGCGAATGTCGTCAGCGGCTATGCGACGGCTATCGTCGTCGAGACGGGGCGGCGCACATGTCTCGGCGCGCTCGCCGACACAATGGCCGGCGCGCGCGTCGAAACGAGCTTCGACAAGGGGCTGACGCGCTTCACACTGCTGATGGTCTGCTTCATGGCGGTGATGGCGCCGGCTGTGTTCGTCATCAATGGCGTCACCAAGGGCGACTGGCTGGAGGCGCTGCTCTTCGCCGTCTCCGTCGCCGTGGGCCTCACGCCCGAAATGCTGCCGATGATCGTGACGGTCAATCTCGCCAAGGGCGCGATCGCCATCGCCAGCAAGAAAGTGATCGTGAAGCGGCTCAACTCCATCCAGAATTTCGGCGCGATGGATGTGCTCTGCACCGACAAGACCGGCACGCTGACGCAGGACCGCATCATATTGAAGCGCCATCTCGACATATTCGGCGAGGAGTCGGACCGCGTTCTGGAATTCGCCTTTCTCAACAGCCATTTTCAATCGGGCTTGAAGAATCTGCTCGATCGCGCCGTGCTCGACCATCACGAATTGGCGACCGCGCTGCGACCCGATCATGAATTCGAGAAGATCGACGAAATTCCCTTCGACTTCGAGCGACGCCGCCTCTCCGTCGTCGTGCGCCGCGACGACGGCCCGCATCTGCTCATTTGCAAAGGCGCTGTGGAGGAGCTCTTCGCCATTTCGGCGCGCTACGAGACAAAGACCGATTGCGGCGCGCTCGATCCTTCGCATCTCGAGGCGGCGCAGCGCGAGACGGAGGAGCTGAACGCGGATGGTTTCCGCGTCGTCGCCGTCGCCTACAAAGAGCTGCCGCCGGAGCAGACGAGCTTTTCCGTCGCCGACGAGAGCGCGCTGACGCTGCTCGGCTATATCGCCTTTCTCGATCCGCCCAAGGAGAGCGCGGCGCCCGCCATAGCGGCGCTCGCCAAAGCCGGCGTCGCGGTGAAGATATTGACCGGCGACAATGACATCGTCACGCGCAAGATCTGCAAGGATGTGGGGCTCGAGGTCGGGCGCATCGTGCTCGGGTCGCAGATCGAGACGATGAGCGAGGAGGATTTGTCGGCTCTCGCTTCGGAGACGAGCGTTTTCGCCAAGCTCTCGCCGCCGCAGAAGGCGCGCGTCATCGATGCGCTGCATCGCAAGGGCCATGTCGTCGGCTATCTCGGCGACGGCATCAATGACGGGCCGGCGCTGAAGGCGGCCGATGTCGGAATTTCTGTCGACACGGCCGTCGACGTCGCCAAGGAGACGGCCGATATCATCTTGCTCGAGAAAAGCCTCGCCGTGCTCGGCGACGGCGTGCTCGAGGGCCGCAAAGTGTTTGCCAACATCACCAAATATATCAAGATGGGCGCGAGCTCCAACTTCGGCAATATGTTCAGCGTGCTCGGCGCGAGCGTGTTCCTGCCCTTTTTGCCGATGACGCCCATACAGGTGCTCACCAATAATCTGCTCTATGATTTTTCGCAGACGGCGATCCCGACCGACAATGTCGATGCGGAATATCTCGAGCGGCCGCGCCGCTGGGACATAGACAATATCGCCAAATTCGTGCTCTGCGTGGGGCCGATCAGCTCGATCTTCGATTATGCGACTTTCGCGCTGATGATCTACGCTTTCGGCGCTTGGACCGATCCGGCGCTGTTCCAGAGCGGCTGGTTCGTCGAATCGCTGCTGACGCAGACGCTCATCATCCACATCATCCGCACGGCGCGGATTCCCTTCATCGAGAGCCGGGCGAGCAATGCGCTGCTGCTGACGACGTTGGTCGTCTGCGTCATCGGCGCGGCGCTGCCCTTCTCACCGATCGCCGGCGTCTTCGGCTTCACGCCGCTGCCGCCGCTCTATTGGCCGGCGATTTTCTCATTCCTGATCTGCTATAGCGTGCTGGCGCATTTGGTGAAGAGCTGGTTCGTGAGGAAGTGGGGGATGTGA
- a CDS encoding GNAT family N-acetyltransferase, whose product MTEKTPPETTPAAETLAVVFHDLARESPAVAAALGGEIAARFRPRDEAPFSIVAHDEKGALIGGLNGVFHWRWLYIRHLWVSPERRGIGLGTALLRRAEAEARSRSCLGLYIDSFDPRAAALYERFGFTRFGEIADFPPGHNRMFFSKRIADA is encoded by the coding sequence ATGACCGAGAAAACTCCTCCCGAAACAACCCCCGCCGCGGAAACGCTCGCCGTCGTCTTCCACGACCTCGCCCGCGAAAGTCCCGCCGTCGCGGCGGCGCTCGGCGGCGAGATCGCCGCCCGCTTCCGTCCCCGCGACGAGGCGCCCTTCTCCATCGTCGCCCATGACGAGAAGGGCGCGCTGATCGGCGGCCTCAACGGCGTCTTCCACTGGCGCTGGCTCTATATAAGGCATTTATGGGTCTCGCCGGAGCGTCGCGGCATCGGCCTCGGAACCGCTTTGCTACGCCGCGCCGAGGCGGAGGCGCGCTCACGCTCCTGCCTCGGTCTCTATATCGACAGTTTCGACCCCCGCGCCGCGGCGCTCTACGAGCGGTTCGGCTTCACCCGCTTCGGCGAGATCGCCGATTTTCCGCCCGGCCACAACCGCATGTTCTTCTCCAAGAGGATCGCCGACGCATGA
- a CDS encoding AAA family ATPase yields MTFGAQDETVRFLMAQGEDAQTIVTHISIVVLTKERVYKLKRDVVFPYLDFHTPQIRSAMCEREYALNRRTAPQLYLAVRRITREDDGALTFDGDGALVDAVVEMRRFEEDNLLDNLAVAGHLSAPLIERLAERIALFHDSAEVIEGRGGASVMASLLDLGEASSLAKSTVVSAQERRVLADELRAAAQKHGALLDRRRDMGKVRRCHGDLTLRNICLVDGEPTPFDCIEFSDALATIDVLYDLAFLLMDMRRRGLNVLAAFALNRYLDHRDEAEGLPLLPFFMALRAAIRADVAAARALDADADHAALNEETRDYFDLARALLRPATPRIVAIGGLSGSGKSSVAAALAPLVGAAPGARTLNSDRLRKRLFGVAPTSPLPQEAYTAAVSARVYEAIQNEASRVASFGWCVIVDAVYARESERDALEEAARRVGVSFAGFWLEADGSLRVSRVGARRGDVSDATQEIAARQHNYDLGEMRWTRIDASRELRLIAEDIAARSPPPQPSPAVRERG; encoded by the coding sequence ATGACATTCGGCGCGCAGGACGAGACCGTCCGCTTTCTCATGGCGCAAGGCGAGGACGCACAGACGATCGTCACGCATATCTCGATCGTCGTGTTGACGAAGGAGCGTGTCTATAAGCTCAAGCGCGATGTCGTCTTTCCCTATCTCGATTTTCATACGCCGCAGATTCGCTCGGCGATGTGCGAGCGCGAATATGCGCTCAATCGCCGCACGGCGCCGCAGCTCTATCTCGCCGTGCGCCGCATCACGCGCGAGGACGATGGCGCGCTCACCTTCGACGGCGATGGCGCGCTCGTCGACGCCGTCGTCGAGATGCGGCGCTTCGAGGAGGACAATCTCCTCGACAATCTCGCCGTCGCCGGCCATCTCTCGGCGCCGCTCATAGAGCGGCTCGCCGAGCGCATCGCGCTGTTCCATGATAGCGCGGAAGTGATCGAGGGGCGCGGCGGCGCGTCGGTCATGGCCTCGCTGCTCGATCTCGGCGAGGCGAGCTCGCTCGCCAAATCGACGGTCGTTTCGGCGCAGGAGAGGCGCGTGCTCGCCGATGAGCTGCGGGCGGCGGCGCAAAAGCATGGCGCGCTGCTCGATCGCAGGCGCGATATGGGCAAGGTGCGCCGCTGTCACGGCGATCTCACTTTGCGCAACATCTGCCTCGTCGACGGCGAGCCGACGCCTTTCGATTGCATCGAATTTTCCGACGCGCTGGCGACGATCGATGTTCTCTATGATCTCGCCTTTCTGCTGATGGATATGCGTCGGCGCGGGCTAAATGTGCTCGCCGCTTTCGCACTCAATCGTTATCTCGATCATCGTGACGAGGCGGAGGGGCTGCCGCTGCTGCCCTTCTTCATGGCTCTGCGCGCCGCGATCCGCGCCGATGTCGCAGCCGCGCGCGCGCTGGACGCGGACGCCGATCATGCCGCGCTGAATGAGGAGACGCGTGATTATTTCGATCTCGCTCGCGCGCTGCTGCGGCCCGCGACGCCGCGCATCGTCGCGATCGGCGGGCTCAGCGGCTCCGGCAAGTCCAGTGTCGCGGCGGCTTTGGCTCCGCTCGTCGGCGCCGCGCCCGGCGCGCGAACGCTCAACAGCGATCGATTGCGCAAAAGGCTATTCGGCGTCGCGCCCACATCGCCGCTGCCGCAGGAGGCTTATACGGCGGCCGTTTCCGCACGGGTCTATGAGGCGATACAGAATGAGGCGTCGCGTGTCGCTTCTTTCGGCTGGTGCGTCATCGTCGACGCCGTTTATGCGCGCGAGAGCGAGCGCGATGCGCTCGAAGAGGCGGCGCGGCGCGTGGGCGTTTCTTTCGCGGGATTTTGGCTCGAGGCCGACGGGTCGCTTCGTGTCTCGCGCGTTGGCGCGCGGCGGGGCGACGTGTCGGATGCGACGCAGGAGATCGCGGCGCGGCAGCACAATTACGATCTCGGCGAGATGCGATGGACGCGTATCGACGCATCACGGGAGCTGCGCCTGATTGCAGAGGATATAGCGGCGCGTTCGCCCCCTCCCCAACCCTCCCCCGCTGTGCGGGAGAGGGGGTAG